From the Mycoplasmatota bacterium genome, one window contains:
- a CDS encoding CvpA family protein: MVTLGLNFDILFILIMITFIMIGYITGANVELIKLIKIYIPFIVVFYLGGPISRWIYKSGQFKKLIEKVSFINGMAYFNTFIMFLSTFIAFFGTYLIIGLIIKFVQKRIQSEIVTYKLGKFNNKLGGLIAIIRFYVIISILILPFFILGFTSTNQFSTNLVLKYPPPYTQIGRLVNSSQPVLNASNSLSTFMEVVDVNKLKEYYNVVTDLETTLDGYEQQVDNTCEYTPGTGQYPLLHAYVNDPSQCMSEELSSILPYKGLIMWVSEDDVDLSNLTNDELIEAFNDKYDYIYNHTDDISMKSTLEKAHKSSEIYLVVNKWLKETLGGSYDIANLLNDDNMKTIIDQLVIDHANENTEGLFFELYQLDNDELDQKLVSIGKFVKNYTEIYEPIMNTMPEQLPFKYKLIASTLKNFNFMPPLERTPLMAMYVIDTFKLLDEANMKLMDDEPIYRTLVKIVIPLYLLKPDENGIMQTYTAEDMQDLLTKHCDKNVCSIDDAFNKVIITEDFFIELMYALTDDEDGDIQSYLEYLITDQPDTNRPLMEKEVVDVLEDYFNEMFKNSDDERVQAIKDSLSEVGDVNG; this comes from the coding sequence GTGGTTACTTTAGGATTAAATTTCGATATATTGTTTATTCTCATCATGATAACATTTATTATGATAGGATATATAACAGGTGCTAATGTCGAATTAATTAAATTAATTAAGATATACATACCCTTTATTGTTGTTTTTTACCTAGGTGGTCCAATCTCAAGATGGATTTACAAATCTGGTCAATTTAAAAAATTAATTGAAAAAGTTAGCTTTATAAATGGCATGGCTTATTTTAATACATTTATTATGTTTTTATCTACTTTTATAGCCTTTTTTGGAACATATCTTATCATCGGATTAATTATAAAATTTGTTCAAAAAAGAATTCAATCTGAGATTGTTACCTATAAATTAGGAAAATTTAATAATAAACTAGGTGGATTAATTGCGATTATCAGATTTTATGTTATTATATCAATTTTGATACTCCCATTTTTTATCTTAGGATTTACATCTACGAATCAATTTTCTACGAATCTTGTTTTAAAGTATCCACCACCATACACACAGATAGGTCGTTTAGTAAATTCATCACAACCAGTATTAAATGCTTCTAACTCACTATCTACTTTTATGGAGGTTGTTGATGTCAATAAATTAAAAGAATATTACAATGTTGTTACTGATTTAGAAACGACTTTAGATGGATATGAACAACAAGTTGATAATACTTGTGAATATACACCTGGAACTGGTCAGTATCCACTATTACATGCATATGTTAATGATCCATCACAATGTATGAGCGAAGAATTAAGTTCTATTCTTCCTTATAAGGGACTTATTATGTGGGTAAGTGAAGATGATGTCGATTTATCTAATTTAACAAATGATGAATTAATCGAAGCCTTTAATGATAAGTATGATTATATTTACAATCATACAGATGATATTAGTATGAAATCTACTTTAGAAAAAGCCCATAAATCATCAGAAATCTACTTAGTCGTTAATAAATGGCTAAAAGAAACTTTAGGTGGAAGTTATGATATCGCTAATTTATTAAATGATGATAATATGAAAACAATTATTGATCAATTAGTTATAGATCATGCGAATGAAAATACAGAGGGTTTATTCTTTGAATTATATCAATTAGATAATGATGAGTTAGACCAAAAGTTAGTTTCAATTGGAAAATTCGTTAAAAACTACACAGAAATATATGAACCAATTATGAACACAATGCCAGAACAATTACCTTTTAAATATAAGTTAATTGCTTCAACCTTAAAGAATTTTAACTTTATGCCTCCATTAGAACGTACACCTTTAATGGCAATGTATGTAATCGACACGTTTAAATTGTTAGATGAAGCTAATATGAAACTCATGGATGATGAACCTATCTATCGAACACTTGTTAAAATTGTTATACCATTATATCTTTTAAAACCAGATGAAAATGGTATTATGCAAACTTATACTGCAGAAGATATGCAAGATCTTTTAACAAAGCATTGTGATAAAAATGTATGTAGTATAGATGATGCATTTAATAAAGTCATTATCACAGAAGATTTCTTTATTGAATTGATGTATGCTTTAACTGATGATGAGGATGGAGACATTCAATCTTATCTTGAATATTTAATAACTGATCAACCCGATACAAATCGTCCACTCATGGAAAAAGAAGTAGTGGATGTCTTAGAAGACTATTTTAATGAGATGTTTAAAAATAGTGATGATGAAAGAGTTCAGGCAATTAAGGATTCATTGAGCGAAGTAGGTGATGTTAATGGGTAA
- a CDS encoding glutamine--tRNA ligase/YqeY domain fusion protein, which produces MEKTFESNFISTIIGEDLETGKYNEVITRFPPEPNGCLHIGHLRGIALHFETAKMFRGKTNLRFDDTNPVKEDLKFVNAIKEDIEWLGYRWENLFWASNYFDELYKRAILLIKKGLAYVDDQTPEEIRETRGTLTEPGINSPYRNRLIEENLDLFERMKNKEFTEGSKVLRAKIDMASPNINLRDPIIYRITYSKHHNTGDKWCIYPMYDFAHPLSDAIEGISHSMCSLEFEDHRPLYDWFVRECEMEHVPTQIEYSKLYLSNTILSKRNLRKLVQDKLVDGWDDPRLATIRGLRRRGYTKDALKNFVFDIGISKSNGIVDYQQLEHYIREDLKLQAPRTMAVLKPLKVVITNYPEGEVEYLEEPINKEVENMGTRKIPFSREIYIEQEDFMEVPIPKYRRLYPGNEVRLAHAYFIKCTDVIKDENGNIKEIHATYDPETKSGTGFTGRKVKGTIHWVDANHNIPCEIRLYDHLTIENDESKGLPFIEKLNPNSLEVLNGFIESELKDVKPYDRFQFTRNGYFVVDPKDTLDNKIVFNRIVSLKSSFKIK; this is translated from the coding sequence ATGGAGAAAACATTTGAATCGAATTTTATATCAACAATAATAGGAGAAGATCTTGAAACAGGTAAATACAATGAAGTTATCACGCGTTTTCCACCTGAACCAAATGGATGCTTGCATATTGGTCATTTGAGAGGTATAGCACTTCATTTTGAAACAGCAAAGATGTTTAGAGGTAAGACTAATTTACGTTTTGATGATACCAATCCAGTAAAAGAAGATCTAAAATTTGTTAATGCGATAAAAGAGGATATTGAGTGGTTAGGTTATAGATGGGAAAATTTATTCTGGGCCTCAAATTATTTTGATGAACTGTATAAAAGAGCGATACTACTAATAAAAAAGGGTTTAGCATATGTTGATGATCAAACCCCTGAAGAAATTAGGGAAACCAGGGGGACACTAACTGAACCTGGTATAAATTCTCCTTATAGAAATCGTTTGATTGAAGAGAACTTAGATTTGTTTGAACGAATGAAAAATAAAGAATTTACAGAAGGATCTAAGGTTTTACGGGCTAAAATAGATATGGCTAGTCCGAATATTAATTTAAGAGATCCGATTATATATCGAATCACCTATAGTAAACATCATAATACAGGTGATAAATGGTGTATTTATCCAATGTATGATTTTGCTCATCCTTTATCTGATGCAATTGAAGGAATATCTCATTCTATGTGTTCTTTAGAATTTGAAGATCATAGACCATTATATGATTGGTTTGTTAGAGAATGTGAAATGGAACATGTTCCAACACAAATTGAGTATTCAAAATTATACCTTTCTAATACGATTTTATCAAAAAGAAATCTTAGAAAACTTGTTCAAGATAAATTAGTTGATGGATGGGATGATCCTCGTTTAGCAACCATTAGAGGGTTGCGTAGAAGAGGTTATACCAAAGACGCGCTTAAGAACTTTGTGTTTGATATAGGGATATCAAAATCAAATGGTATTGTTGATTATCAACAACTAGAACATTACATCCGTGAAGATTTAAAATTACAAGCACCAAGAACAATGGCTGTTTTAAAACCATTAAAAGTTGTGATTACCAATTATCCTGAAGGTGAAGTTGAATATTTAGAGGAACCAATTAATAAAGAAGTAGAAAATATGGGAACTAGAAAAATTCCTTTCTCAAGAGAAATATATATTGAACAAGAGGATTTTATGGAAGTTCCAATTCCAAAATATCGTCGTCTTTATCCAGGGAATGAAGTTAGATTAGCACATGCCTATTTTATTAAATGTACGGATGTCATTAAAGATGAAAATGGAAATATTAAAGAAATACATGCTACTTATGATCCTGAAACTAAATCAGGAACAGGTTTTACTGGCAGAAAAGTAAAAGGTACCATTCATTGGGTTGATGCTAATCATAATATACCATGTGAGATTAGATTATATGACCACTTAACAATTGAAAATGATGAATCAAAAGGCTTACCTTTTATTGAGAAATTAAATCCAAATAGCTTAGAAGTATTAAATGGATTTATTGAATCAGAATTAAAAGATGTAAAACCTTATGATAGATTCCAATTTACTCGTAATGGTTACTTTGTGGTTGACCCAAAAGACACATTGGATAATAAAATTGTCTTCAATCGTATTGTTTCATTAAAAAGTTCGTTTAAAATAAAATAG
- a CDS encoding mechanosensitive ion channel has product MDISQILKLNINYNNILIKILQVILILIATMISYYLIGIIIRRIFSLSLKTIRFNRTELIRRRQKTLEKIVLSLWRYFVYFVTFLIILSTIGVNIQTILAGAGILGVVVAVGSQNLMKDFLEGFFNVFEDNISVDDYVVIDNVEGNIIDIGLRTLKIKSFTGEVHIIPNSKIGHIINYSLDDGKALVDILIDYESDLNKTMEVIKKSLLQIKEANTNILSIPLILGVNQLQKLGFEVRIMCQTVRETHWGVQRYIREELLKAFKKEQINIGVNQIKIKGEKIDKNI; this is encoded by the coding sequence ATGGATATTAGTCAAATTTTAAAACTAAACATTAATTATAATAACATACTTATTAAAATCTTACAGGTTATACTGATTCTAATTGCTACAATGATAAGCTATTACTTAATTGGTATAATCATTAGAAGAATTTTTTCCTTATCTTTAAAAACAATTCGTTTTAACCGTACAGAACTCATTCGTAGGCGTCAAAAAACATTAGAGAAAATTGTCTTAAGTTTATGGCGTTATTTTGTCTATTTTGTCACTTTTTTAATTATCTTATCAACCATAGGAGTTAATATACAAACCATACTAGCAGGTGCTGGTATATTAGGTGTTGTTGTCGCTGTTGGAAGTCAAAATTTAATGAAAGATTTCTTAGAAGGATTTTTTAATGTCTTTGAAGATAATATTTCAGTCGATGATTATGTCGTAATAGACAATGTCGAAGGAAACATAATTGACATTGGTTTAAGGACTCTTAAAATAAAAAGTTTTACAGGTGAAGTTCATATTATTCCTAATTCTAAAATCGGTCATATTATAAATTATTCACTTGATGATGGTAAAGCACTTGTAGATATTCTTATTGATTATGAGTCAGATCTAAATAAAACAATGGAAGTCATTAAAAAATCTCTACTTCAAATTAAGGAAGCTAATACAAACATCTTGTCAATCCCTCTCATATTAGGTGTTAATCAACTTCAAAAATTAGGTTTTGAAGTAAGGATTATGTGTCAAACCGTTAGAGAAACTCATTGGGGAGTCCAACGTTATATCCGTGAAGAACTTTTAAAAGCATTTAAAAAAGAACAAATTAATATTGGAGTTAATCAAATAAAAATCAAAGGTGAAAAAATAGATAAAAATATATAA
- a CDS encoding UvrD-helicase domain-containing protein produces MNQILENLNPQQLEAVNHYEGPMLVMAGAGSGKTKVLTHRIANLIEEKKISETSILAITFTNKAAKEMKERVISLVGKKAKNMHISTFHALCVYILRQDIDVLGYRHNFVIYDSNDTNSAIKKVLSDLNIDSKHYPPKRIANTISNAKNECVFPEQFKKYVKDDYTEIVNRVYKKYQEALMQANALDFDDLIMLTLRLFERDKEILNFYQHKFQFILVDEYQDTNLSQFKIVKLLAQRHHNIFAVGDSDQSIYSWRGADIRNILEFEKDFNNSNVQVKTIYLEQNYRSYQNILDCANCVIKNNYSSGKFVKKLWSNKQDLNKQVVYYRAVSSDVETEYIAQKITEKLKQDHYQLNDIAILYRTNAMSLALEKVLNRYKIDYEIIGNVSFFDRKEIKNLGAYLRLIVNTNDDISFLRVVNEPRRGIGNSTLESLKRYSFEEGISLFDAAKEINTLSNRAKTSLLGFVEMIEFLQSQLVDIDINDFIDLVLDKSNYLHTLKLENTEEANSRIENLEEFKTLTLDVEEDLNEQGLFLNQTLTAYDKLCLILNNIALSSGKKQKKENAVKMMTIHAAKGLEFPLVFIYGVEDNIFPLGGYDVSKEELEEERRLMYVAITRAKDELFITNSEMRKMYGNYKVNPESRFIREIDNDLLSYQGVKKIKVMDRKKPSFSIKHQEKSFEKKKENVKEAKCGSKIIHSRFGEGVIVNVNKDICTIAFSASHGIKKLDINHPAITIIK; encoded by the coding sequence ATGAATCAAATATTAGAAAATTTAAATCCACAACAACTTGAAGCCGTTAACCATTATGAAGGTCCGATGCTTGTGATGGCAGGTGCTGGAAGTGGGAAGACAAAAGTATTAACTCATCGTATTGCTAATTTAATTGAAGAAAAAAAGATTAGCGAAACGAGTATATTAGCGATTACCTTTACGAATAAAGCAGCTAAGGAAATGAAAGAACGGGTTATTTCTTTGGTTGGGAAAAAAGCAAAAAATATGCATATATCAACATTTCATGCTTTATGTGTCTATATCTTACGTCAAGATATTGATGTTTTAGGTTATCGTCATAATTTTGTAATTTATGATAGTAATGATACAAATAGTGCCATTAAAAAAGTGTTAAGTGATTTAAATATTGATTCAAAACATTATCCACCAAAACGCATTGCAAATACGATTTCTAACGCGAAAAATGAGTGTGTTTTTCCTGAGCAATTTAAAAAATATGTTAAAGATGATTATACTGAGATCGTCAATAGAGTTTATAAAAAGTATCAAGAAGCATTAATGCAAGCTAATGCGTTAGATTTTGATGATTTAATCATGTTAACCTTGCGTTTGTTTGAAAGAGATAAAGAAATTTTAAATTTTTACCAACATAAATTTCAATTTATATTAGTTGATGAATATCAAGATACCAATTTATCCCAATTTAAAATTGTTAAATTACTTGCGCAAAGACATCATAATATTTTTGCGGTTGGTGATTCTGACCAATCAATTTATAGTTGGCGTGGTGCTGATATTAGAAATATTTTAGAGTTTGAAAAAGATTTTAATAATAGTAATGTACAAGTCAAAACCATTTATTTAGAACAAAATTATCGTTCTTATCAAAACATATTAGATTGTGCAAATTGTGTTATTAAAAATAATTATTCTAGTGGAAAGTTTGTCAAAAAATTATGGAGTAATAAACAAGATCTTAACAAGCAGGTTGTTTATTATCGTGCGGTTAGTAGTGATGTTGAAACTGAGTATATTGCACAAAAGATTACGGAAAAATTAAAACAAGATCATTACCAATTAAATGATATTGCGATTTTATATCGAACAAACGCGATGAGTTTAGCGTTAGAAAAAGTTCTTAATCGTTATAAAATTGATTATGAAATTATTGGAAATGTGTCTTTCTTTGACCGTAAAGAAATTAAAAATTTAGGCGCTTATTTAAGACTAATTGTAAATACAAATGATGATATTTCTTTTTTACGTGTTGTTAATGAACCTAGAAGAGGAATTGGAAATTCTACATTAGAATCTTTAAAACGTTATTCATTTGAAGAAGGTATTTCATTATTTGATGCTGCTAAAGAAATAAATACCTTATCTAATCGAGCAAAAACAAGTTTATTAGGTTTTGTTGAAATGATTGAATTTCTACAAAGTCAATTAGTTGATATAGATATTAATGATTTTATTGACCTTGTTTTAGACAAATCCAATTACTTACATACGTTAAAGCTAGAAAATACAGAAGAAGCCAATAGTCGTATTGAGAACTTAGAAGAATTTAAAACCTTAACCCTAGATGTTGAGGAAGATTTAAATGAACAAGGTTTATTTCTCAATCAAACCTTGACTGCCTATGATAAATTATGTTTAATATTAAATAATATTGCCTTATCCTCAGGTAAAAAACAAAAGAAAGAAAACGCAGTAAAAATGATGACAATCCATGCGGCTAAGGGATTAGAATTTCCATTAGTATTTATTTACGGAGTAGAGGATAATATTTTCCCGCTTGGTGGTTATGATGTATCAAAAGAAGAATTAGAAGAAGAGAGACGTTTAATGTATGTTGCCATTACACGAGCTAAAGATGAATTATTTATTACTAATTCAGAAATGAGAAAGATGTATGGTAATTATAAAGTGAATCCTGAATCAAGATTTATTAGGGAAATTGATAATGACTTATTGAGTTATCAAGGGGTTAAAAAAATAAAAGTTATGGATAGAAAAAAACCAAGTTTCTCAATTAAGCATCAAGAAAAAAGTTTTGAAAAGAAAAAAGAGAATGTAAAAGAAGCTAAATGTGGATCAAAAATAATTCACTCAAGATTTGGTGAAGGTGTTATTGTGAATGTAAATAAAGATATTTGTACTATTGCTTTTTCAGCTAGTCACGGGATTAAAAAATTGGATATTAATCATCCTGCTATTACGATTATCAAATAA
- the thiT gene encoding energy-coupled thiamine transporter ThiT: MNKNRTVLIITEISILAAFALVLDYLANFTSLPNGGSLSIAMVPIMVISFRRGVIPGLATGLIVGVIQVIWSGHAFQFFQFILDYPVPYMLVGLASIFTYLNKRKINYVSLIVGALFAGFARYCSHVLAGVVFWGAYASDHIEIGGKTIFGLNVFTYSLLYNGIYMVPTIIVTVVVLVVLYKYAKNIFVSEDNTESTLEV; this comes from the coding sequence ATGAATAAAAATCGTACTGTTTTAATTATTACTGAAATTTCAATTTTAGCAGCGTTTGCTTTAGTGCTAGATTACTTAGCAAATTTTACATCTTTACCTAATGGAGGTTCATTAAGTATCGCAATGGTACCCATTATGGTTATTTCTTTTAGAAGAGGGGTTATTCCTGGACTTGCTACTGGTTTAATTGTTGGTGTAATCCAAGTTATTTGGAGTGGACATGCTTTCCAATTTTTCCAATTCATATTAGATTATCCAGTACCTTATATGCTAGTTGGATTAGCAAGTATTTTTACTTATTTGAATAAAAGAAAGATCAATTATGTATCCTTAATTGTTGGGGCTTTATTCGCAGGTTTTGCTAGATATTGTTCACATGTTTTAGCAGGGGTTGTATTTTGGGGTGCGTATGCTTCTGATCATATTGAAATTGGAGGAAAAACAATTTTCGGATTAAATGTTTTTACCTATTCACTTTTGTACAATGGTATATATATGGTTCCAACCATTATTGTAACTGTTGTTGTTTTAGTTGTCTTATATAAATATGCAAAAAATATATTTGTTTCTGAGGATAATACAGAATCAACACTAGAAGTATAA
- a CDS encoding class I SAM-dependent methyltransferase: protein MNIEWVKKGFYYAKFYDYCLKIIMNYEDLKDKILEHINVSDKRILDVHCKTGIMTFKIARERPFAHVVGMENNHQFLRLLKRKKRENYVKNIEFMNLSNMDSYEEKFDVITLVFVLNGLPIDEMIGILKKIKSILKVNKKLIIVDCTKAKNIVSQFLINVYQKIFINKKFKTFMTYDVGDCLKDIGFRSITTEEYNGIKMISSINNVV from the coding sequence ATGAATATTGAATGGGTTAAAAAAGGATTTTATTATGCGAAATTTTATGATTATTGTTTGAAAATAATAATGAATTATGAAGATCTTAAAGATAAAATTTTGGAGCATATTAATGTGAGTGATAAAAGGATTTTGGATGTTCACTGTAAAACAGGAATTATGACATTTAAAATCGCAAGAGAAAGACCATTTGCGCATGTAGTCGGGATGGAAAATAATCATCAGTTTTTGCGTTTACTTAAAAGAAAAAAGAGAGAAAATTATGTAAAAAACATTGAATTCATGAATTTATCTAATATGGATTCATATGAAGAAAAATTTGATGTTATTACCCTTGTTTTTGTTTTAAATGGTTTACCGATTGATGAAATGATCGGTATACTAAAAAAGATTAAATCAATTCTTAAGGTTAATAAAAAATTAATTATTGTTGATTGTACCAAAGCGAAAAATATTGTTTCTCAGTTTCTTATTAATGTTTATCAAAAGATTTTTATAAATAAGAAATTTAAAACATTTATGACATATGATGTAGGTGATTGTTTGAAAGATATTGGATTTAGGTCAATCACGACTGAGGAATATAATGGGATAAAAATGATTAGTTCCATTAATAATGTGGTTTGA
- the rsmI gene encoding 16S rRNA (cytidine(1402)-2'-O)-methyltransferase produces the protein MNIQKSFEKDNAKLYLVATPIGNLGDITFRALDTLKKVDYIACEDTRVTIKLLNYYEIKKPMISYHEHNKYEAGINLINKIIEGNNIALVSDAGTPCISDPGYEMVRLAIENNIDVVPIPGASAVISALISSGLAPQPFTFFGFLEHKKQSKRNQLKELKFHPYTMVFYESPHRFKETIALMSEIFEERSCAIVREISKRYEEVYRGLINDVSSYYDEIRGEIVIIVEANTHPQHPDNSLLEMGVIEHVNYYMETGLSKNDAIKKVAVERKVAKRDVYNVYHQQN, from the coding sequence ATGAATATTCAAAAAAGTTTTGAAAAAGATAATGCAAAATTATATTTGGTGGCTACACCAATCGGTAACTTAGGTGATATTACTTTTAGAGCACTTGATACATTAAAGAAGGTAGATTATATTGCTTGTGAAGACACACGGGTTACTATTAAACTCTTAAACTATTACGAAATAAAAAAACCAATGATTAGTTATCATGAACATAATAAGTATGAAGCAGGTATAAACCTCATTAATAAAATTATTGAAGGAAATAATATTGCTTTAGTTAGTGATGCAGGAACACCTTGTATTTCTGACCCTGGATATGAAATGGTTCGTCTAGCGATTGAAAATAATATCGATGTTGTTCCTATTCCTGGGGCGAGCGCAGTGATTAGTGCGCTTATTAGTTCAGGTTTAGCACCACAACCCTTTACTTTCTTTGGGTTTTTAGAACATAAAAAACAATCAAAGAGAAATCAATTAAAAGAGTTAAAATTTCATCCTTATACGATGGTGTTTTATGAGTCACCTCATCGTTTTAAGGAGACCATCGCTTTAATGAGTGAAATATTTGAGGAAAGAAGTTGTGCGATAGTACGTGAAATCTCGAAACGCTATGAGGAAGTGTATCGGGGTTTGATTAATGATGTTAGCTCATATTATGATGAGATTAGGGGAGAAATCGTTATCATTGTTGAGGCTAATACTCATCCACAACATCCAGATAATTCATTATTAGAGATGGGGGTCATTGAACATGTGAATTATTATATGGAAACTGGATTATCAAAAAATGATGCGATTAAAAAGGTTGCTGTTGAAAGAAAAGTAGCTAAAAGGGATGTCTATAACGTATATCATCAACAGAATTAA
- the alr gene encoding alanine racemase, translating into MNQYCDTYIKVSRDALTHNAQFFKQISQKKLIAVIKSNAYGHGLLEVANVLEKEADLFAVASLDSAVTLRQAGIKIPILVLNPLNPEYVHQAVKNDLMVTVSNIQDVMNVHDKLKDTDKIVKVHLKIDSGMNRMGLKTKDAYQEVLSFISKSDHIKAIGVYTHFHTPGNKDYSQKQQDVFKDIFHSMPYSFEYVHLCSTNATLNSWDLEESTHVRIGLGLYGLCESSGVIPALSMYSTIMIKKEVLPNEIVGYNANFEADKNTWIGVLPCGYSDGIIRSNVGRKVYVDGHYCEVIGSVCMNSMMVKLPHNSLNHEVQLIGPHVNAIDIAKYLDTISYEVTTILPPHIKRIVI; encoded by the coding sequence ATGAATCAATATTGTGATACTTATATTAAAGTTAGTCGTGATGCATTAACTCACAACGCACAGTTTTTTAAACAAATCAGTCAAAAAAAATTGATCGCTGTTATTAAAAGTAATGCATATGGGCATGGATTACTTGAAGTCGCTAATGTTTTAGAAAAAGAAGCGGATCTCTTTGCGGTAGCTTCTTTAGATAGTGCAGTAACTTTGAGGCAAGCTGGTATAAAAATACCGATTCTTGTTTTAAATCCATTAAACCCTGAATATGTTCATCAGGCAGTTAAGAATGACCTAATGGTAACTGTGAGTAATATTCAGGATGTGATGAACGTTCATGATAAACTAAAAGACACTGACAAAATCGTTAAAGTTCATCTTAAAATTGATTCAGGTATGAATCGAATGGGATTAAAAACGAAAGATGCCTATCAAGAAGTACTATCATTTATCAGTAAAAGCGATCATATTAAAGCAATTGGAGTCTATACACATTTTCATACACCTGGTAATAAAGACTATAGTCAAAAACAACAAGATGTGTTTAAGGATATTTTTCATTCAATGCCATATTCTTTTGAATATGTTCATTTATGTAGTACTAACGCTACTTTAAATAGTTGGGACCTAGAAGAATCAACACATGTTCGGATTGGATTAGGATTATATGGTTTATGTGAAAGTAGTGGGGTAATTCCTGCTTTATCGATGTATTCTACTATTATGATTAAGAAAGAAGTACTACCTAATGAAATAGTTGGTTATAATGCTAATTTTGAGGCTGATAAAAATACATGGATAGGGGTATTACCTTGTGGATATAGTGATGGAATTATTAGAAGTAATGTTGGTAGAAAGGTTTATGTTGATGGTCATTATTGTGAAGTTATTGGTTCTGTTTGTATGAATTCAATGATGGTTAAACTTCCACATAATAGCCTCAATCATGAAGTTCAACTTATTGGTCCTCATGTTAATGCGATTGATATTGCGAAATATTTAGATACAATTTCTTATGAAGTAACCACAATTCTACCACCACATATAAAAAGAATCGTAATATAA
- a CDS encoding methyltransferase domain-containing protein, with protein MNLERILRYSKTLIKSCTGEGDLVIDATVGNGNDTLFLSQLVKENGHVFGFDIQEQAINQTKKLLGENNCQNVSLFQIGHEQLKKTIPLKYHGQIASAIFNLGYLPHGDKSITTKKETTIIAIQELLLLLKLNGIIILVIYSGHPEGKEEKETLLNYVKTLNQKQYQVLMYRFINQINDAPFIIAIEKIKELS; from the coding sequence ATGAATCTTGAAAGGATATTAAGATATTCTAAAACACTCATAAAATCTTGTACAGGTGAAGGCGACCTAGTAATCGATGCAACAGTAGGAAATGGGAATGATACATTATTTTTATCACAATTAGTAAAAGAGAATGGCCATGTATTTGGTTTTGATATCCAAGAACAAGCCATCAATCAAACAAAAAAATTACTGGGTGAAAATAACTGTCAAAATGTTTCTCTTTTCCAAATCGGTCATGAACAGCTTAAAAAAACAATTCCCTTAAAATATCATGGACAAATAGCAAGTGCTATTTTTAATTTAGGATATCTTCCTCATGGTGATAAATCCATCACAACAAAAAAAGAAACAACCATAATAGCCATTCAAGAACTTTTATTGCTATTAAAACTAAATGGCATTATCATATTAGTTATTTATTCTGGTCATCCTGAAGGTAAAGAAGAAAAAGAGACACTACTTAATTATGTTAAAACCTTAAATCAAAAACAATATCAAGTTTTAATGTATCGTTTTATCAATCAAATAAATGATGCACCATTTATTATTGCGATAGAAAAAATTAAAGAATTATCATAG